One Tripterygium wilfordii isolate XIE 37 chromosome 10, ASM1340144v1, whole genome shotgun sequence DNA segment encodes these proteins:
- the LOC120006968 gene encoding acetyl-CoA acetyltransferase, cytosolic 1: protein MAPAAASDSISPRDVCIVGAARTPMGGFLGTLSSLPATKLGSIAIGAALKRANVDPSLVQEVIFGNVLSANLGQAPARQAALGAGIPNSVICTTVNKVCASGMKATMLAAQSIQLGINDVVVAGGMENMSNVPKYLAEARKGSRLGHDSLVDGMLKDGLWDVYNDCGMGSCAEICADNHSITREDQDNYAIRSFERGIAAQDSGAFSWEIVPVEVSGGRGRPSTIVDKDEGLGKFDPAKLKKLRPSFKETGGTVTAGNASSISDGAAALVLVSGETALKLGLKVIAKITGYADAAHEPELFTTAPALAIPKAISNAGLDASQVDYYEINEAFAVVALANQKLLGLNPEKVNVHGGAVSLGHPLGCSGARILVTLLGVLKQKNGKYGVGGVCNGGGGASALVVELV from the exons ATGGCTCCAGCAGCAGCTTCAGATTCAATAAGTCCTAGAG ATGTGTGCATTGTTGGTGCTGCTCGTACACCAATGGGTGGATTTCTTGGCACACTTTCATCTCTCCCTGCCACCAAGCTTGGATCCATAGCTATTGGAG CTGCTCTTAAGAGGGCTAATGTTGACCCATCACTTGTACAAGAAGTTATCTTCGGTAATGTGTTAAGCGCCAATTTGGGGCAGGCTCCTGCAAGGCAAGCTGCATTAGGTGCTGGAATTCCTAATTCTGTTATCTGTACCACTGTTAACAAAGTTTGTGCATCAGGGATGAAAG CAACAATGCTCGCAGCACAGAGTATCCAGTTGGGTATCAATGATGTTGTTGTGGCTGGTGGCATGGAGAACATGTCTAATGTGCCGAAATATCTGGCAGAAGCAAG GAAGGGATCTCGTCTTGGGCATGATTCACTTGTTGATGGAATGCTGAAAGATGGGTTGTGGGATGTATATAACGATTGTGGCATGGGAAGTTGTGCTGAAATATGTGCTGATAATCACTCGATTACAAGGGAGGACCAG GATAACTATGCAATAAGGAGCTTTGAGCGCGGTATTGCTGCCCAAGATAGTGGTGCCTTTTCTTGGGAAATTGTTCCG GTTGAAGTTTCTGGAGGAAGGGGGAGACCATCGACAATAGTTGATAAGGACGAAGGATTAGGGAAG TTTGATCCTGCAAAATTAAAAAAGCTTCGACCAAGTTTCAAGGAGACTGGAGGCACTGTCACGGCAGGAAATGCATCCAGCATAAG TGATGGTGCTGCTGCATTAGTGCTTGTGAGTGGAGAGACGGCACTCAAGCTTGGACTAAAAGTTATTGCAAAGATTACGGGATATGCTGATGCTGCTCAT GAACCGGAGTTATTTACGACAGCACCAGCCCTTGCAATACCAAAAGCTATCTCAAATGCTGGTTTGGATGCTTCTCAAGTTGATTACTATGAAATTAATGAAGCATTTGCT GTTGTTGCTCTTGCAAATCAGAAATTGCTTGGGCTTAATCCT GAAAAGGTTAATGTACATGGTGGAGCTGTATCTTTGGGACATCCTTTGGGTTGTAGTGGAGCTCGTATCTTGGTCACACTGTTGGGG GTACTGAAGcagaaaaatggaaaatatgGTGTTGGTGGCGTCTGCAATGGTGGAGGTGGTGCATCTGCACTTGTTGTGGAGCTTGTTTAA